In one Aggregicoccus sp. 17bor-14 genomic region, the following are encoded:
- the mnhG gene encoding monovalent cation/H(+) antiporter subunit G, which produces MTPALPLWVDLITAALVVLGALTSLVGAFGLVRLPTFFQRVHAPTLCTTVGAWSFSLATALQISFAHGQLFVHALLIGVFLSLTAPVTTVFLMRAAVFRARLAGEDMPPTVTGPRTPPST; this is translated from the coding sequence GTGACGCCCGCGCTCCCGCTCTGGGTGGACCTGATCACCGCGGCGCTGGTGGTGCTGGGCGCGCTCACCTCGCTGGTGGGCGCGTTCGGCCTGGTGCGCCTGCCCACCTTCTTCCAGCGCGTGCACGCCCCCACGCTGTGCACCACGGTGGGCGCCTGGTCGTTCTCGCTGGCCACCGCGCTGCAGATCTCCTTCGCGCACGGCCAGCTCTTCGTGCACGCGCTGCTCATCGGCGTCTTCCTCTCGCTCACCGCCCCCGTCACCACCGTCTTCTTGATGCGCGCGGCCGTGTTCCGCGCGCGCCTCGCGGGCGAGGACATGCCCCCCACGGTGACCGGACCGCGCACGCCCCCTTCCACCTGA
- a CDS encoding SDR family NAD(P)-dependent oxidoreductase: protein MARIFITGSADGLGKAAAQTLLDEGHELVVHVRSEKRRASVEALAKRGAAVVVGDLADLEQTRALARQVQKLGPLDAVIHNAGVYTGSSILPVNVVAPYVLTALIPRPRRLVYLSSGMHRGGHTRLEGMDWSGRQASGSYSDSKLFVTALAAAVARLWPEVLSNAVDPGWVPTKMGGPNAPDDLRLGHLTQEWLATSDAPEARTTGGYWHHQRRSEPHPAVHDLEFQARLLDALARATGTSLT from the coding sequence ATGGCACGCATCTTCATCACCGGATCCGCGGACGGGCTGGGCAAGGCGGCCGCCCAGACGCTCCTCGACGAGGGGCACGAGCTCGTGGTCCACGTGCGCAGCGAGAAGCGCCGCGCGAGTGTGGAGGCGCTCGCGAAGCGAGGGGCGGCGGTCGTGGTCGGAGATCTCGCGGACCTGGAGCAGACGCGCGCGCTCGCCCGGCAGGTGCAGAAGCTGGGGCCGCTGGACGCCGTCATCCACAACGCGGGCGTGTACACGGGCTCGTCGATATTGCCCGTGAACGTGGTCGCGCCCTACGTGCTCACCGCGCTCATCCCGCGTCCCCGGCGGCTCGTGTACCTGAGCAGCGGCATGCACCGCGGGGGGCACACCCGGCTCGAGGGGATGGACTGGAGCGGGCGCCAGGCTTCGGGCTCCTACTCGGACAGCAAGCTCTTCGTCACCGCGCTCGCGGCGGCGGTCGCGCGGCTGTGGCCCGAGGTGCTCAGCAATGCGGTGGACCCGGGCTGGGTGCCCACGAAGATGGGCGGCCCCAATGCCCCCGACGACCTGCGGCTGGGCCACCTCACCCAGGAGTGGCTCGCGACGAGCGACGCCCCCGAGGCCCGCACCACGGGCGGCTACTGGCATCACCAGCGGCGCAGCGAGCCGCACCCCGCGGTCCACGACTTGGAGTTCCAGGCGCGCCTCCTCGACGCGCTGGCCCGGGCGACCGGCACGTCCCTGACCTGA
- a CDS encoding PQQ-binding-like beta-propeller repeat protein, whose translation MTRQNVAQLQQVCAFDAPEEVSFQSGLVAVGGTLYFTAFDTTYAIDGATCEQKWKQRREEPPTFLKVNRGVAYSDGRLFRGTGDAHVLALDAESGKVLWDVAIGDAKKGESAPAAPIAWQGLVFMGNAGGDNFGVRGRIYALDAASGKTVWQFETVSTTGPTAGTWEKATPQNPPNGGNTWTSYALDEASGILYVSTGNPGPDFAEQLHPGKNLYTNALLALDAKTGRLLAYVQPTHGDFHDWDLSAAPALITTREGRPLVAAGSKDGHLYGIDRSVVGSRRGTGPDAGALSVRYEALTTTRENVNAPLSTTHMTRFCPGSQGGIEWNGPTYLRERGLLYVNSIHWCTSVQLQPLSQLQQGGTPGQAWTGMADPKMPFGVQDPTSQWNGFITAVDAQTGQVRWQTKTPKPMVAGITATAGGLVFTGDLDGNVLALDADSGKELWRGATGKAIGGGVISYEAGRKQYVAAAAGLNSAIWPVQGGPARVVVYALP comes from the coding sequence GTGACGCGGCAGAACGTCGCGCAGCTGCAGCAGGTGTGCGCGTTCGATGCGCCCGAGGAGGTGAGCTTCCAGAGCGGCCTCGTCGCGGTGGGCGGAACCCTCTACTTCACCGCCTTCGACACGACCTACGCCATCGACGGAGCAACGTGCGAGCAGAAGTGGAAGCAGCGGCGCGAGGAGCCGCCCACCTTCCTCAAGGTGAACCGCGGCGTCGCCTACAGCGATGGCCGGCTGTTCCGCGGCACCGGTGATGCGCACGTGCTCGCGCTCGACGCGGAGAGCGGGAAGGTGCTGTGGGACGTGGCGATTGGCGACGCGAAGAAGGGCGAGTCCGCGCCGGCCGCGCCCATCGCCTGGCAGGGGCTCGTGTTCATGGGGAACGCGGGCGGCGACAACTTCGGCGTGCGCGGGCGCATCTACGCGCTGGATGCGGCGAGCGGCAAGACGGTGTGGCAGTTCGAGACGGTCTCCACCACGGGCCCCACCGCCGGGACCTGGGAGAAGGCCACGCCGCAGAATCCTCCGAACGGGGGCAACACCTGGACGAGCTACGCGCTCGACGAGGCGAGCGGCATCCTCTACGTGTCCACGGGCAACCCGGGGCCGGACTTCGCCGAGCAGCTGCACCCGGGCAAGAACCTCTACACGAACGCCCTGCTGGCGCTGGATGCGAAGACGGGGCGCCTGCTCGCCTACGTTCAGCCCACCCACGGGGACTTCCACGACTGGGACCTCTCGGCCGCGCCCGCGCTCATCACCACCCGCGAGGGCCGGCCGCTGGTGGCCGCCGGCTCGAAGGACGGCCACCTCTACGGCATCGACCGCAGCGTGGTGGGCAGCCGCCGGGGCACCGGGCCCGACGCGGGCGCGCTCAGCGTGCGTTACGAGGCGCTCACCACCACGCGCGAGAACGTGAACGCCCCCTTGAGCACCACCCACATGACGCGCTTCTGCCCCGGCTCCCAGGGCGGCATCGAGTGGAACGGCCCCACGTACCTGCGCGAGCGGGGGCTGCTCTACGTGAACTCCATCCACTGGTGCACCTCGGTGCAGCTGCAGCCGCTGTCGCAGCTGCAGCAGGGCGGCACCCCTGGCCAGGCGTGGACCGGGATGGCGGACCCGAAGATGCCCTTCGGCGTGCAGGACCCCACGAGCCAGTGGAACGGTTTCATCACCGCCGTGGACGCGCAGACCGGTCAGGTGCGCTGGCAGACGAAGACGCCCAAGCCGATGGTGGCCGGCATCACCGCGACGGCCGGGGGCCTGGTGTTCACCGGAGACCTGGACGGCAACGTGCTCGCGCTGGATGCCGACAGCGGCAAGGAGCTGTGGCGCGGCGCCACGGGCAAGGCCATCGGCGGAGGGGTCATCTCCTACGAGGCGGGCCGCAAGCAGTACGTGGCGGCCGCCGCGGGCCTCAACTCCGCCATCTGGCC